The genome window CCGACGAGGGCAAGCTTTTGCGTCGCGACCTCCCGGATCTCCTTGTCGGAGAGCTTCGTATGCTGTTTGAGAGAGAACCCCACGTTCTCCCAGACCGTGAGGGAATCAAACAGCGCCGCCATCTGGAACAGCATCCCGAATTTTTTCCTCAGCTCGTTCAAGCCGAACTCATCGAGATCGTTCATGACCTGGCCGTCAACGACGACCCTGCCCTTGTCCGGGAACAGCAGCCCGATGACATGCTTGATCAGCACGCTCTTGCCGCTGCCGCTGCCGCCGATCACGGTCATACTCTCGCCCTTTTCGACGGTGAGGTTCACTCCATTAAGCACGGTGAGTTTGCCGAAACTCTTGTGCAAGTCGATGATCTCGATCATCGCCATGGCGTCACCATAACAGCGCAGAAAGGAAATAATCAAGGATAAGGATCAGCATACACGAGACCACGACAGCGCCGGTGGTCGCCTTTCCCACCCCCTCTGCTCCGCCTTCGGTATGAAATCCCTTATAACAGCCGATCAATCCGACAACTGCGCCGAACACGAGGGCCTTGATCAGGCCATACCAGATGTCCGTGACCTCGGCGAAGTCGATGCTGTTGTTGATATAAGTGACGGGGTTTGTCCCGAGCACCTTCACTCCCACGAAATAGCCGCCGGTGATGCCGACGATCATTCCGAGGATCGTAAGGAAGAACATCATCACCGTGCTTGCAATGAACCGGGGCACCACGAGGTACTTCATCGGGTTCGTCGCCAGCGTCGAGAGGGCGTCGATCTGCTCGGTGACCCGCATCGTACCCAGTTCCGCGGCCATCGCGGCCCCCGCCCTGCCTGCCACCATGAGGCCCGTCAGCACCGGCCCGAGTTCCCTGGTCATGGACAGCGACACGACGGTGCCGATGAGCGTCTCAGCGCCGAACCGCTTGAACCCCGTATAGCTCTGAAGCGCAAGCACCATGCCGGTCGAGAGCGCCGTGGTGATCACCACCGGTATGGAGTTGAACCCTATCTGCTCCATCTGTTTCAGCACGCTCTTCGCATAAAAGGGGCGGCTGAAGGTCCAGCGAAGCGTCTGGCCGAGGAAGATGAGCACACTGCCGACCTCGGCGAGAAAGCCCGACGTCCTGCGGGCCACCGACTCAAGGACCCTATTGATATATCCGGGGGACGCGGCTGCTGATTCCACAGAGCACCTCGTATGCGATCGTTCCAACCATCGCGGCAATATCGTCCGCCGTGATCCGTTCACTGCCCTGACTGCCGATCAACACGACGTCGTCGCCTTCGCGTACAGCAGGGACGTCCGTCACGTCGATCATGCACATGTCCATGCACACCCTGCCGACCACCGGGACACGCATGCCGCGGACCAGCGCCGTACCCTTGTTCGAAAGACCGCGGCAATACCCATCGGCATATCCGATCGGCAGGGTCGCGATGATGCTT of Nitrospirota bacterium contains these proteins:
- a CDS encoding ABC transporter ATP-binding protein; translation: MIEIIDLHKSFGKLTVLNGVNLTVEKGESMTVIGGSGSGKSVLIKHVIGLLFPDKGRVVVDGQVMNDLDEFGLNELRKKFGMLFQMAALFDSLTVWENVGFSLKQHTKLSDKEIREVATQKLALVGLKDVEDKMPSELSGGMKKRVGLARAIAMDPAIILYDEPTTGLDPIAADAINDLIVDLRKKLGVTSVSITHDMHSAYKISDRIAMLYKGEILEIATPDQIRNTENPIVRQFITGSAVGPITAE
- a CDS encoding ABC transporter permease gives rise to the protein MESAAASPGYINRVLESVARRTSGFLAEVGSVLIFLGQTLRWTFSRPFYAKSVLKQMEQIGFNSIPVVITTALSTGMVLALQSYTGFKRFGAETLIGTVVSLSMTRELGPVLTGLMVAGRAGAAMAAELGTMRVTEQIDALSTLATNPMKYLVVPRFIASTVMMFFLTILGMIVGITGGYFVGVKVLGTNPVTYINNSIDFAEVTDIWYGLIKALVFGAVVGLIGCYKGFHTEGGAEGVGKATTGAVVVSCMLILILDYFLSALLW